ATCTTACTGTTGCCTTACGCGGTGCTGAACCGAAACTTTCCGTCTGGCTTGAACATGTTCTCAACGGTATCGAAGAAGTTGGCGACCCTCTTTGGGAACGTCTTCGTTTCTTCTTTGATGCTCTTGATGCACCGAAAGATGAAGCAGAAGCTTTTATCGCTAAGTTTGCAGATTGGCTCGATGATATGGAATATGACTACGTCAGCGATTTCCGTTCCGAGCTCCAGTATCGTTTAGCACTCGCTCTTGATCTTGAAGATGAAGAAGACGAACGTTCCCGACTGTTCCTGAAACTCTCTGAAGGGCTTTCCAAAACAAAAGAACAGATTACCAAGCAGATTGATGGATTACTCGCAACCCACTCAGAAATTGATGAATCCTTCTGGGAAGAGTTTGAAGAGATCCTTATTATGTCTGACGTTGGTTTCGAACCGACCATGAAGCTTGTCGGGCGTCTTCGTGAGCGTGTGCGTAAAGCAGGCACAAACGATCCTGCTAAATTCAAAGAATTTATGCGCGAAGAACTGGAAGAAATTTTCAAAACAGGTCCTCGCATTACTGCTGTTAACATGCCGGAGGTTGTCCTCATGGTTGGTGTTAACGGCGTAGGTAAAACTACCACTATTGCCAAGCTTGCATATCGTGCACAACTTCAGGGTAAAAAAGTACTTATTGCTGCAGGCGATACCTTCCGTGCAGCCGCAATCGAACAGTTGCAAGTATGGGCAGACCGTATCGGTGTTGACATTCATGCTAAGGCCGCCAACTCTGACCCTGCAGCAGTAGCCTATGAAGCGGTAGAAAAAGCAGTTGAAGGTGGCTATGACCTTTTGTTCGTGGACACAGCAGGACGTCTTCAGACCAAAGTCGGTTTGATGGACGAATTGCAGAAAATTCGCAACGTACTTGGCAAAAAGCATGAAGGTGCGCCGCACCGTACTATTCTTACTATTGACGCAACAACCGGTCAGAACGCGCTGTCACAGACCAAACTGTTTAATGAAGTTGCGCATCTTGATGAGATTATCCTTACCAAGCTTGATGGTACTGCTAAAGGCGGTATTGTTGTGGCAATCGCAATGGAATTCAATATTCCGATCACCTACATTGGACTTGGTGAGAAAATGGAAGACCTCAGGCCGTTTAATGGTGCCGATTTCGCAACCGCGTTGCTTGGACTTGAGGATGCACCGGAAGCATAGCTTTTTAAAAGGTTGCCACCGATAGGGCTGCAAGGTTTTGTTTCCGACGGGCATAAAGTTGCCCCTTCACTTCGCGAAAGGGACGCCCTCTCTACTGCGATTAGGTAAACAGTCTTGCATATAGGTCGTAACTGTACCGCGTAAGCCTTGTTACGAAGCTATTGAATACTTGTCATTAATCTAAGACGGATGGGAAAGCCTGTCCGTCTTTTTTATAGAAGAGAGGATACATTCATGATCCCGCAAGATTGGTGTGAAGCTGTTCCGTATTTTAAAGAGGGCAGGCACGAGCGAATTTTGCAGAAAGTGGCAACACTACGCGAATCAACCACAGTGTTTCCGCCGGAAGATCAAGTGTTCTCAGCACTTGAAGCTGTATCGTTTGATGAAGTGCGTGTTGTCATCTTGGGGCAAGACCCATATCATGGGGCAGGGCAAGCTCACGGGCTGGCTTTTTCTGTACCTGAGGGCGCAAAGTTTCCGCCGTCACTCCGGAATATTTTTAAAGAAATTGATGCGGAGTTTTATGGTGGAAGCAAACGAGAGGTTTCAACAAACCTTATGCGTTGGGCAAAGCAAGGTGTTCTTCTCTTAAACGCGACTTTGACAGTTCAAGAAGGTCAAGCTGCGTCGCATGCAAAGCTTGGTTGGAACGCCGTAACAGACGACATTATTAAAGCCATAAGCCGTAATCGCAAAAATCTGGTTTTTCTCCTTTGGGGGAAACATGCACAGGATAAACGTCCGCTCATCGCCGATAATGATCACTGCATTCTCGAAGCAGCCCACCCGTCACCGCTCTCTGCATCGCGTGGTTTTTTTGGCTGTAATCATTTTATTCTTACCAATGAATGGCTGCGCAAGCACGACCAACCTGAGATCGACTGGTAGTTTGTATTTCTGATTTTTTGTACTCGACGTTCTGGACTTTATTAGGCAACCGTTCGTTGATTATGTTCTTATGCGATTTAACTTTATTGAGTTGAACAAAAAAGGGCTGTCCTGCAATAAGCAGGACAGCCCTTTTTTCTTTAAGGAAAGGTCGTGAAACGTAGGCGTGTGAAAAAGCAAACAACAAGCTGCGGTCGCAATAACGTCGCGGTCAAGGGGGCGTCCCCCTTGCGGGTGCAGGGCAGAGCCCTTGCCCGTCGGAGACAACACTCTGTTAGCAAATACGCGGCAGTTGTTCACCTTCGAGCATGTTGAGCAGTCGATGGCCACCGAGAGGTGTTTCAAGCACAACTTGTCCGGCTTTACCCGGGGAGTTTTCAGGATCAAGCACAGTGCCTACCTGCACAGCCTCTTCGCCGTATTTCATAGTCCGCATAAGAGTTAATGCTGCTTCTGCCTTCTCTTGTGGAAGGATGCAGATGAGTTTGCCCTCGTTAGCGAGGTAGAATGGGTCAAGGCCGAGGAAAGAGCAGCCGTTACGAACGGATTCTCTTACGGGCACTTGATTTTCTATAAGCTTGATGGTGACTTTGGATTGACCGGCGATTTCGTTGAGAGTGGTGGCAAGACCTCCACGGGTCGGATCGCGCAGAACGTGGATGTCACCGATCTCGTTGATGAGTGCTTCGATTATGTGGTTGAGCGGCGCGGAGTCACTTTGAACGTCAGTGGCGAAGTTAAGCCCTTCGCGGTTCGATAGGACGGTGAGTCCATGATCACCCATGGTTCCGGAAACAAGAACTGCATCGCCTGGTTTAGCGTGTGCGCCAGAGGTGGCTTCAGGAAGAATGAGTTCACCGACGCCGGTCGTGTTGATGAAAATTTTATCGACACAGCCGCGTGGGACAACTTTGGTATCACCGGTGACGATGAGTACGTCCGCTTCTTTTGCAGCTTGTGCCATCTCGATAACAATTTTTTCCAGCGTGCTCATTTTAAGGCCTTCTTCAATGATGAAGCCGCAGGAAAGATAGCGTGGCTTAGCTCCGAGCATAGCTACGTCGTTCACGGTTCCGTGTACTGCAAGAGTGCCGATGTTGCCGCCGGGGAAGAAAATCGGATCAACAGTGTAGCTGTCGGTGCTCATGGTGATGGGGCCGGTTATATCCAGCAGGGCAGCATCGTTCATTTCGTTAAGAATCGGGTTGCCGAAGTGCTTGAAAAAGAGGTCGCCAATGAGACGGTTGGAGGCCATGCCTCCGCTTCCGTGATCGAGAAGAA
This portion of the Halodesulfovibrio aestuarii DSM 17919 = ATCC 29578 genome encodes:
- the ftsY gene encoding signal recognition particle-docking protein FtsY, which translates into the protein MGFFSKLKRLWTTEDSSQPAEQGTPESVVEAIAEEESESTESIAAETAPQEQHVEEVQVQVAEPAIEQEHAVEEVRAEQEESVQEVPIEEPVSAEPEVTLEPEFILKKSEATTEEVEPAELLVEPDTTVEPAPEKPLEPTVEPTPEPALSVAPVVVPAEPAKPETATLVTDDQPQWQKDLTVALRGAEPKLSVWLEHVLNGIEEVGDPLWERLRFFFDALDAPKDEAEAFIAKFADWLDDMEYDYVSDFRSELQYRLALALDLEDEEDERSRLFLKLSEGLSKTKEQITKQIDGLLATHSEIDESFWEEFEEILIMSDVGFEPTMKLVGRLRERVRKAGTNDPAKFKEFMREELEEIFKTGPRITAVNMPEVVLMVGVNGVGKTTTIAKLAYRAQLQGKKVLIAAGDTFRAAAIEQLQVWADRIGVDIHAKAANSDPAAVAYEAVEKAVEGGYDLLFVDTAGRLQTKVGLMDELQKIRNVLGKKHEGAPHRTILTIDATTGQNALSQTKLFNEVAHLDEIILTKLDGTAKGGIVVAIAMEFNIPITYIGLGEKMEDLRPFNGADFATALLGLEDAPEA
- the hypE gene encoding hydrogenase expression/formation protein HypE, whose amino-acid sequence is MSESTLLLDHGSGGMASNRLIGDLFFKHFGNPILNEMNDAALLDITGPITMSTDSYTVDPIFFPGGNIGTLAVHGTVNDVAMLGAKPRYLSCGFIIEEGLKMSTLEKIVIEMAQAAKEADVLIVTGDTKVVPRGCVDKIFINTTGVGELILPEATSGAHAKPGDAVLVSGTMGDHGLTVLSNREGLNFATDVQSDSAPLNHIIEALINEIGDIHVLRDPTRGGLATTLNEIAGQSKVTIKLIENQVPVRESVRNGCSFLGLDPFYLANEGKLICILPQEKAEAALTLMRTMKYGEEAVQVGTVLDPENSPGKAGQVVLETPLGGHRLLNMLEGEQLPRIC
- the ung gene encoding uracil-DNA glycosylase, yielding MIPQDWCEAVPYFKEGRHERILQKVATLRESTTVFPPEDQVFSALEAVSFDEVRVVILGQDPYHGAGQAHGLAFSVPEGAKFPPSLRNIFKEIDAEFYGGSKREVSTNLMRWAKQGVLLLNATLTVQEGQAASHAKLGWNAVTDDIIKAISRNRKNLVFLLWGKHAQDKRPLIADNDHCILEAAHPSPLSASRGFFGCNHFILTNEWLRKHDQPEIDW